GACAGAAAGGTGGAGGAATGGGTGGAGGGTCTCTGCTGGAAAGGGGGACAGGTGTTTACAAAGAGGGATGTCTCTTCGTGGTAGGGAATGCTTATTTCTCATATTGAAAAGGCAAGCCATGAGCGCTCATGGAAGACATAATCTTAGAGACACTTGGAAGAGAGTGTTGGTTTTTGTGGCCAAGGCGGGGAATCTGCCTGCGGCCCCAGGTTAAGTGAAGATTTTGTTCCTAACCCAACCAGTCAGCCCCAAAATGGCTGACGGAAACCATCTAAAGATTATAACAGGCTAGCCAGGCCTCATGGCAACCTCAGAGGCCTAGGCCCGAGTACCCCCGAACCAGGGACCACCCTTATCCCTATCCTGTCCAAAAGCTAAGCAAAAAGGAACAGACTGCTATATCCTGGTCCTAGCTCAGGGGCTCTTACCTGCATCAGCTGCCACTATTTTAGCAATCTGGCTGCGCAGGTGGCTCAGCTCCTCCTGCAGCTCTGTGGTGCGGCTGAGGGCCGGCAGGGCCGGCTTCTTCAAGGCCAGGAGCCTCTCCTCTGACCCACGGAGGTTGGGCACTGAGGCATTGCGCTGAATGATGATCAGAGGGCTGGGCTTCCAGGTGTGCCTCAGGGGGCGTGTATCGCTCCTGGACCAGGGAAAGACAGTGTGTCAGAGAGAGCAGGCCACTGCACTGCTTCCAAAATTCCTTCATGCACTCCTACAAGAGTAACACAGGTTCCGCTCCCACTCTGAGCCCACAGCTCTCATTCCTGCTGCCTACCACCTCATCTGGGAAGAAGCTTTTCATTCCCCAGCCGGCAGGCTATTGCCTCCGCTACCTGACCCGGGCATAAGTCTCCTCTTCATCTGCAGCAATCCAGGCGATGTCAGCCAGAGTAGGGACTGGGGGCACATCCCTCAGACAGAGATCAGAGATGTTGGGCAGGGTCTGCAGGGAAGCAAAATTCATCAACATTTACTGCCTTCATGATGAAACAACTGGAGACTGGGCAAAATACAAAGGAGGAACACCTAATGTGTAGGGAAGTCTTTGTAGAGGAGGTCCCAGTTGGAAATAGCTTGAATAAGAGGCCAGAAGCAAAAGTCCGTGAAATTACAAGTAATTCAGCATGGCTGGAACAGGATTGGTGGGATGGGGAGTTGGGAGAGACTGCAAAGTGAATTGGGAGCTTTGATTCTAAGATCAATAATGAGCCACTGGAAGATTCTGAGTAAGTAAGGATCAGATTTGAGGTTTTAAAAGATTACTCTGGCTACTGGATGGGAAGGTGCAGAGACCAGTCATGAGCCTGTTGTATCCTCCAAGCAAAACACGGTGGCCGAGAGCAGGGATGGGACCTGTTTTTATATACAATGTTTTACTGGAAAAATGGTCATACCCATTTTTTAAGTATCATCTGTGGTGGCTTTTAAGCTATAACTGCAGAAGTAAGTAGTTGTAATGGAAAGCAGTATGGCTCAGAGCCTAAAAcactgggctggccaaaaagttagttcggtcttttaaaaatatacacatttattttttggctgtgtttggtctttgttgctttgcgtggactttctctagttgtggtgagtgggggctactcttcgttgtggtgcgtgggtttcacattgttgtggcttctcttgttgcagagcacaggctctaggtacaccggcttcagtagttgtggcacatgggctgagcagctgtggctcacaggctctagagtgcaggttcagtagttgtggcgcacaggtttagttgctccgcagccagggatcgaacctgtgttccctgcattagcaggcagattcttttttttttttttttttttttttttttgcggtacacaggcctctcactgttgtggcctctcctgttgcggggcacagcatggctcacgggcccagccgctccgcggcacgtgggaccttcccggacgggggcacgaacccgtgtcccctgcattggcaggcgggctcttaaccactgagccaccagggaagccccagagttacTTTTTAACAGAGATGCCCACTGCCTAAGAGTGTCTTGCCTTCTGGTTGTGAGAATACAGGTGCAAGGACATGGACAATCTGTTATAGCAACAGGAAATTTCTCCTGGCAAGCTATTTATAACACCTTTGTAGCTAACTGGGATCTACATGTTACAGCAACAAACACTTGTTAGAAGCAAACTTGATAATCTAActatttagatttaaataaaaaaataattatacaaaagGAATCATAATGTAACTCCTTAAAATAGCTCATTCACCCAAATGAACAACTAGGGAACAGAGACTGAGTGACAccatgttaaatgaaaaattaggaaGGTTCAATTATGTACTTACTGATTACAACAAAGAAAGAACCATGCGtttagaaaaagatggaaaagaactACACTAAAACATAAAGTTATTGTGTCATGACTGTGTGATTATAGATAAtttgtttccctttctccttttttacttttcataattgaatatttttatatgggtaaatgaaaaggcaagccatgaGCGCTCATGGAAGACATAATCTTAGAGACACTTGGAAGAGAGTGTTGGTTTTTGTGGCCAAGGCGGGGAATCTGCCTGCGGCCCCAGGTTAAGTGAAGATTTTGTTCCTAACCCAACCAGTCAGCCCCAAAATGGCTGACGGAAACCATCTAAAGATTATAACAGGCTAGCCAGGCCTCATGGCAACCTCAGAGGCCTAGGCCCGAGTACCCCCGAACCAGGGACCACCCTTATCCCTATCCTGTCCAAAAGCTAAGCAAAAAGGAACAGACTGCTATATCCTGGTCCTAGCTCAGGGGCTCTTACCTGCATCAGCTGCCACTATTTTAGCAATCTGGCTGCGCAGGTGGCTCAGCTCCTCCTGCAGCTCTGTGGTGCGGCTGAGGGCCGGCAGGGCCGGCTTCTTCAAGGCCAGGAGCCTCTCCTCTGACCCACGGAGGTTGGGCACTGAGGCATTGCGCTGAATGATGATCAGAGGGCTGGGCTTCCAGGTGTGCCTCAGGGGGCGTGTATCGCTCCTGGACCAGGGAAAGACAGTGTGTCAGAGAGAGCAGGCCACTGCACTGCTTCCAAAATTCCTTCATGCACTCCTACAAGAGTAACACAGGTTCCGCTCCCACTCTGAGCCCACAGCTCTCATTCCTGCTGCCTACCACCTCATCTGGGAAGAAGCTTTTCATTCCCCAGCCGGCAGGCTATTGCCTCCGCTACCTGACCCGGGCATAAGTCTCCTCTTCATCTGCAGCAATCCAGGCGATGTCAGCCAGAGTAGGGACTGGGGGCACATCCCTCAGACAGAGATCAGAGATGTTGGGCAGGGTCTGCAGGGAAGCAAAATTCATCAACATTTACTGCCTTCATGATGAAACAACTGGAGACTGGGCAAAATACAAAGGAGGAACACCTAATGTGTAGGGAAGTCTTTGTAGAGGAGGTCCCAGTTGGAAATAGCTTGAATAAGAGGCCAGAAGCAAAAGTCCGTGAAATTACAAGTAATTCAGCATGGCTGGAACAGGATTGGTGGGATGGGGAGTTGGGAGAGACTGCAAAGTGAATTGGGAGCTTTGATTCTAAGATCAATAATGAGCCACTGGAAGATTCTGAGTAAGTAAGGATCAGATTTGAGGTTTTAAAAGATTACTCTGGCTACTGGATGGGAAGGTGCAGAGACCAGTCATGAGCCTGTTGTATCCTCCAAGCAAAACACGGTGGCCGAGAGCAGGGATGGGACCTGTTTTTATATACAATGTTTTACTGGAAAAATGGTCATACCCATTTTTTAAGTATCATCTGTGGTGGCTTTTAAGCTATAACTGCAGAAGTAAGTAGTTGTAATGGAAAGCAGTATGGCTCAGAGCCTAAAatactgggctggccaaaaagttagttcggtcttttaaaaatatacatatttatttttttggctgtgtttggtctttgttgctttgcatggactttctctagttgtggtgagtgggggctactcttcgttgtggtgcgtgggtttcacattgttgtggcttctcttgttgcagagcacaggctctaggcacaccggcttcagtagttgtggcacatgggctgagcagctgtggctcacaggctctatctagagtgcaggctcagtagttgtggcgcacaggtttagttgctccgcagccagggatcgaacctgtgttccctgcattagcaggcagatNNNNNNNNNNNNNNNNNNNNNNNNNNNNNNNNNNNNNNNNNNNNNNNNNNNNNNNNNNNNNNNNNNNNNNNNNNNNNNNNNNggcatgtgggatcttcccggaccggggcacaaacccgtgtcccctgcatcggcaggcggactctcaaccactgcgccaccagggaagccctagcaggcagattcttaaccgctgctccaccagggaagccctagttcggttttaagtaaaaataaatgacatttttcattttcaccaagaacgtTATTGAATGTATTCACTAACctaacgaactttttggccaaactaatatttactctctggccctctgCTGACCCCTGGCTAGAGCAAAGGGGGTCTTCAATGGTACTGGccagagttacttttttttttttttttgctgtacgcggtgcctctcactgttgtagcctctcctattgcggagcacaggctccggatgcgcaggctcagcggccatggctcacgggcccagccgctctgcggaatgtgggatcttcccggaccagggcacgaacccgtgtcccctgcattggcaggcgggctcttaaccactgagccaccagggaagccccagagttacTTTTTAACAGAGATGCCCACTGCCTAAGAGTGTCTTGCCTTCTGGTTGTGAGAATACAGGTGCAAGGACATGGACAATCTGTTATAGCAACAGGAAATTTCTCCTGGCAAGCTCTTTATAACACCTTTGTAGCTAACTGGGAGCTACATGTTACAGCAACAAACACTTGTTAGAAGCAAACTTGATAATCTAActatttagatttaaataaaaaaataattatacaaaagGAATCATAATGTAACTCCTTAAAATAGCTCATTCACCCAAATGAACAACTAGGGAACAGAGACTGAGTGACAccatgttaaatgaaaaattcgGAAGGTTCAATTATGTACTTACTGATTACAACAAAGAAAGAACCATGCGtttagaaaaagatggaaaagaactACACTAAAACATAAAGTTATTGTGTCATGACTGTGTGATTATAGATAAtttgtttccctttctccttttttacttttcataattgaatatttttatatgggtaaattaaagaataataaatcagCAAGAttcccttcaaatatttaaagtaatcaaTTTACAACAAATCTAGAGATAATTTCTCAAAAATCCCCCTATACATGAGTTAAATTCAGATGTTTCTGTTACAGACTGTTTGGTAGGTAGATCAGGAGTTGACAGCTCCGGCTTTTTGATAGGGAACCTGGGTCTCACAGGAGTGAAGTGATACTCCAGAGTTACAGAGAAAGACTTCCACTGACCCAGGAGCTAATGCTAAGATGGGCCATTTAGGGGAAGCCTCCATTTGCTTTCCTTGATTAGCCAGAGTGCTCCTCTGCTATTGgcaattaaatgagttaacatatataaagtacttagcacagagcctggcacattgtaTGGGCTCAGGAAATGTTAGCTAGTATTACTAATACTACTCCTGCTCCGTGGGAGCCCGTGCCCTTGATCATCTCTGCCCAGCAGCATGCAGGCAAAAGACTGGAGCGGCTACAGCCGAGCGTGGGGGCAACACTGACAGACTCACACTCCCTAGCTGTCCTTCCCTTTGCTCCTGATGCTTGAGGCAGCTAGGGCCACTTCCTGCCCTACACAGTAACTGGCAACCTGGGTCAAGGGACAACACCCCTGCAACCATTCCTGACTAATACCAACCCTGACACCAATTCAGACTCCAGATCAAGCTCCTGCACAGACTTTGCAGCTCAGCCATGTGACATACAAACTCAGctccttcatttttgtttcaccCTGGGCCCACATCTTTTCAGGCATATATTTCTGTCTCCTTTGTGTAGGCAGAAAGCTGAAGTATCTCTTTTGTGTCCCAGCTCCCCAAATGCACACACCTTAACCATCTAGCCTGGAGCTGATGCTTAACCATTAGCTCTCAGAGGGAGGCAGCTGGGACTAATAAACGTTACTTAGCTTTCCACTGCACAAGGAGGTGTTACTCACTTGGGCCAGACAAGAATCTGTGCTGCAGAGTGGGTACTAAAGGCCCCCTAGGCACAGAGGTGAGACTGAAATAGCCCAGTAAAGGAATGGCTAGACTTGGCCAGAAGGAAGAGGATGGGGTGTAATGGCCTCAGGGAAACACTGAAAATAGGTAGCTAGAAGAAGTGACCAGGAAAGCAACCTGCCTTGGCAACGCCAAGGAGTCTGGGGCACAGAAGCAGCACCAGCCTCCCATACAACTCTGAGCCTCTACTCTGCCTgcccttccagctcacttacctCAAAGGATGCCCGGGGACATGGCTTCAGGGGCAGGTTGGTCCCGATTCTTCTCACTACACTTCGAGCAGCCCCATGCGGCTTGTTTTGCCAGATCGGGATGGTCTAGAGCAGAAAGAGACAGGGACGGCCACAACCTCAGAGAACATCCAACTACTGTCCCCATCCTCTCCCCCTGTCCCCTTTAGCAGGGGCCAACCTTCACCTTGGCCAGCCACCTAAGGGGACACCTGCTGCTGTCGAGGCACAGTCAGTGCTGGGAGGGTCCAGTGAAAGGGTGAGGAATTAGCCGGGTGTAGGGATCAGCCAGgctgccctcccttccctctgcacAGAATGATGGAAACACAATGACTCCTTAACTGCCCCAAGATCATAGTTGGTTCTgccttgggggaggggatggaaggGAGGACCCTTCAATTCCAGGCCTGGGTGGGGGAAGAATTAACTTGAGAATCTCAGAACTGCAGCAGGTCCAGTGCTTAACCTTCTCCACCACACCCTTGCCCTGGGAATGCCTCTTACCACATTGGCTTCCATTCCCGACATTTCGACTGGCTCCTGCACTTGAAGGACAAGGCAGCCACAGGGCAGCTCTGGAGGCTTGGGGACGCAGGAGGCGTGACGCCTTCATATCAGGCCATCTTAAGGAACCAGACTCCTCTTCCTGTGAAAGAGCCCCCACAGGAGACTCAGTGACCACCACACAAGCCCCACAAAACCAGGCTCTGCAGAGCCATGACTAACGCTGAGGCTTCTCTGACATTTCACAGGGGGAGAAAACCAGCCGAAGAGGCTGCCCTCACCCAACAACGGCTTCAACAAATCCGGACCCTTAAAGGTTCTATTTCAGATTTGCTATATGAGCTTGGCCAACCCTGGGAGCCTTCCTGAGCCCTTAGGTTTCCTGAGGCAAAACttctaaagaatatatatgtataactgaatcactgtgctgtacaccagaaacatgacattgtaaatcaactatacttgaataaaaaaaaattttttttaagttgataagaaagataaaacaacaaGCAAACTTCTTAAGATGTAAACAGAACCCTTTGGTAGTTAAAAAAGCTCATGGGAAAGCCAGAGTGTAGGTACCATCCAAGCCCAACATTCATTCCTGGGGATAAGATGTAAAAAGGCCAGCATGTGCCACCCAGCCTAGCGCTACTGGGTCCCCATAAGGGGAAGAGGTAAAACAGACAACAGTACAAAGAACAGCCAGCCACCGGTAGCCAAACTCAGTTTACTGGGCTACAGGGGAAAAGAGCCAAAAGTGTTTATGCTGGCTCAGCCATCTACTGGCTTAGTAGCCAtaggcaagtcacttgacctttCTGAATgttggtttctccatctgtaaaaagATGACAGGAAGAGCTGCCACTCTAAGTTACCTTAAGAGTCAATCGGTGAAACAGGATTTTAAAGTACTTAATGAACTGTTAAAGCAAGACGCAGATGGGTGGAGTTGCTGCTGACTGGATTCCTCACAGCTGCCCTTGCCTGGTGAGCAGCTGCAGTCAATGAGCTCATTCAGTCCCTTGTTCTTCGAACACTAACAAtactcactctgtgccaggccctgtgctgggcactgtagGGGCTATGGAAGGAGTAAGACACAGCCATGCTCTCAAGGATCTCATAATCTAGACGAGAGATACGACCTGAATACATAATTCTAGCAGAGGCTGAGTATCACTGCTTAAGAAAGGCACACCCGGCAGGTGACCAGGTGAGTTCAGTCCCAGGCCCCAAGGCCCCAAGGTGAGTTCAGAGGGGctaagaagggaaggaaaacagcACCACAGCTCTAGGAAAGGAATGTGAAGAGATATGTAAAGAGCAGAGTATGGTAAGGCCGCAAAGGtacatggtggtggtggggggcggTTCAAGTCACAAGGGCTGGGAATGCCCTGGGTAAGAAGTCACTGGGGAGCCAAGGGCAGCCTGTGAAGAGGGGCTGGGCTGCGCTGACCGAAGCAGCTCTTTCTGGAAACCTCCCTTGGAGGGCCTCTCTTCTACCGCTAGGAGAGGAGGTATTACTCACTTTACAATACATGAGGAAAAGAAGCTAGAAAGAGGAAGGGACTGGTTTAAGGTCACTCAGTGGTCACGGCAGTAGAAAGTCTGCAGACCCTGCTGCCTCCTGCACGGGCTCCATCTTCTCAGCAAAGTTCAAGCCTTTTATCAAAGTCCTTttgtgtgccaggctctttgcTGAATTTCAGTAGCTGCCACAAGCTCCACACAACACTGTTTCCCTGTGTTTCTCACTTTAGTCACTGCAGCCACTTCCTCTCCAAACTTACCTCCAAACTCAGTTGGGCCTAACCCTCACACGACAGCCAGGGGCATCTTTCTAGAACACAGTGCTAATCATATCCCTGCCATGCTTCAAACCCGCTATGCTTGCTAGAGCCAAGAGGATAACATCTAGACTCCTTAGCATGGCCAGCAGGCCGTCCCCAATCAGGCCCAACCTCATCT
This sequence is a window from Physeter macrocephalus isolate SW-GA chromosome 3, ASM283717v5, whole genome shotgun sequence. Protein-coding genes within it:
- the MTFR1L gene encoding mitochondrial fission regulator 1-like isoform X2; translated protein: MSGMEANVTIPIWQNKPHGAARSVVRRIGTNLPLKPCPRASFETLPNISDLCLRDVPPVPTLADIAWIAADEEETYARVRSDTRPLRHTWKPSPLIIIQRNASVPNLRGSEERLLALKKPALPALSRTTELQEELSHLRSQIAKIVAADAASASLTPDFLSPGSSNVSSPLPCFGSSFHSTTSFVISDITEETEVEVPELPSVPLLCSASPECCKPEHKATCSSSEEDDCVSLSKASSFADMMGILKDFHRVKQSQDLNRSLLKEEDPAVLISEVLRRKFALKEEDISRKGN